A stretch of DNA from Glycine max cultivar Williams 82 chromosome 18, Glycine_max_v4.0, whole genome shotgun sequence:
CTTGCAGATTTTGATCTGTGTGCTGTTCTCTTAAATTTCAGGTTGAAGCAAAGAAAGCTGTTCCTAGGGATGATCAGCAAAATATAAATAGGCAATCTGGTAGTGCACATGCGTCTCCTGGTCCTGGACGCACAAAAAAGATTTTTGTTGGTGGTTTACCATCAACTATCACTGAAAGTGATTTTAAGATGTATTTTGATCAGTTTGGTACAATTACTGATGTTGTAGTTATGTATGATCATAATACACAGAGGCCAAGAGGTTTTGGCTTCATCACTTATGATTCTGAAGAAGCTGTGGATAGAGTTCTTTACAAAACTTTTCATGAACTCAATGGAAAGATGGTTGAGGTGAAGAGGGCAGTTCCCAAAGAACTTTCCCCTGGTCCCAGCCGAAGCCCGTTGATAGGATATAACTATGGTTTGACTAGGGCCAGTAACTACCTAAACAGTTTTGCCCAGGGTTATAATATGAGTCCAATAGGAGGATATGGAATCAGGATGGACGGTAGGTTTAGTCCTCTTACTAGTGGTAGAAGTGGGTTTACTCCTCTTGGCAACACTGGTTATGGAATGGGAGTGAATATGGATTCAGGATTGAGCCCAAACTTTGGAGGGACTTCAAACTATGGGAGCAATGTAGGATATGGTCGAATATTTAGTCCTTTCTACAGTGGCAACTCCGGCCGATATACCACTCCTATAGGCTATAGTGGGGGTAATGGGAGAAGCGATTCTCTTATGAATTCACCTTCTCGGAATGTATGGGGAAATGGGGGCCTCAATAATGCCAATAACCCCATCAGCCCCAGTCCTTTCTTAGGATCTGGAAGTGGGGCTTTTGGTGTTTCAATTGGAAATAGTGGCACAGGTTGGGGTCCATCACTTCCAGCCCAGGGTAGAGGGGATGCTTCTGGCTATGGTACTGGGAATAATGTTTATGAAGGTGGAGATAGCAGCTTTGGATTAGGTGGGGGAGGGTACGGAAGAAACAACAGTACTAGTGTGACACCATCCTCTTCATTTAATGTGTCAACTGGTGGTTATGAAGGATCCTATGGGGACTTATACCGCAGTGGCAGTGGTTCGGTTTACAACAACTCTGCTTGGCGTTCTTCTGCGTCCGATATTGATGGTTCTGGCTCATTTGGTTATGGTCTTGGTGGTATAGCTTCAGATGACCCAGTGAAGAGTTCTGAGGGTTATATTGGAAACTACAATGTTACTAGTAGACAACCTAATAGAG
This window harbors:
- the LOC100794390 gene encoding heterogeneous nuclear ribonucleoprotein 1, which gives rise to MESDLGKLFIGGISWDTDEERLKDYFGKYGEVIEAVIMRDRVTGRARGFGFVVFADPSVAERVIMDKHIIDGRTVEAKKAVPRDDQQNINRQSGSAHASPGPGRTKKIFVGGLPSTITESDFKMYFDQFGTITDVVVMYDHNTQRPRGFGFITYDSEEAVDRVLYKTFHELNGKMVEVKRAVPKELSPGPSRSPLIGYNYGLTRASNYLNSFAQGYNMSPIGGYGIRMDGRFSPLTSGRSGFTPLGNTGYGMGVNMDSGLSPNFGGTSNYGSNVGYGRIFSPFYSGNSGRYTTPIGYSGGNGRSDSLMNSPSRNVWGNGGLNNANNPISPSPFLGSGSGAFGVSIGNSGTGWGPSLPAQGRGDASGYGTGNNVYEGGDSSFGLGGGGYGRNNSTSVTPSSSFNVSTGGYEGSYGDLYRSGSGSVYNNSAWRSSASDIDGSGSFGYGLGGIASDDPVKSSEGYIGNYNVTSRQPNRGIAT